From a single Bacillus pseudomycoides DSM 12442 genomic region:
- the polA gene encoding DNA polymerase I, with protein MEKKVVLVDGNNIAYRAFFALPLLNNDKGIHTNAIYGFTMMLMRILEEEKPTHMLVAFDAGKTTFRHKTFSEYKGGRQKTPPELSEQFPFIRELLDAFHVPRYELENYEADDIMGTLAKEANEQGAHVKVISGDKDLLQLVSDTTLVCIPRKGITEVDEYTKEALFEKYSLSPKQIIDMKGLMGDQSDNIPGVPGVGEKTAIKLLTQFETVEAVYENLDKVSGKKLKENLEMNKEQAFMSKELATIITDAPITVHVDDIEYKGYEASDVIPMFENLGFTSLLNKLGATPEETAPAELDDISFDIAEEVTEEMLQQDSAIIVEVQEDNYHKADIQGFGIQNENGCYFIPSDVALKSEAFKKWLADDEMRKYTFDAKRAIVALKWKGIEIQGIDFDLLIAAYLLDPADTDKDFRAVAKMKETHAVKSDEEVYGKGAKRAVPAQDIVAEHVARKVHVLYDVQKTFVEELQKNEQYELFTELEMPLARVLAEMEVKGVTVDTERLRSMGDELAGRLKEMEQEIYELAGTEFNINSPKQLGVILFENLNLPVIKKTKTGYSTSADVLDKLMEHHEIIPKILHYRQLGKLNSTYIEGLLKVVHEDSSKIHTRFNQVLTQTGRLSSTDPNLQNIPIRLEEGRKIRQAFIPSKEGWVMYAADYSQIELRVLAHIAKDKGLVEAFQHDMDIHTKTAMDVFGVGKDEVTSNMRRQAKAVNFGIVYGISDYGLSQNLGITRKAAGEFIEKYFASFPGVKEYMDEIVQEAKQKGYVSTLLNRRRYIPEITSRNFNLRSFAERTAMNTPIQGSAADIIKKAMIIMADRLEEEGLQARLLLQVHDELIFEVPKEEVEKLEKLVPEVMEHAIELAVPLKVDYSSGPTWYDAK; from the coding sequence TTGGAAAAAAAGGTCGTATTAGTCGATGGAAATAATATCGCGTATCGTGCTTTCTTTGCACTGCCGCTTTTAAATAACGACAAAGGTATACATACGAACGCAATTTATGGTTTTACGATGATGTTAATGAGAATATTAGAAGAAGAAAAACCAACACATATGCTTGTTGCGTTTGATGCGGGTAAAACAACATTTCGTCACAAAACATTTAGCGAATATAAAGGAGGTCGTCAAAAAACGCCACCTGAGCTATCAGAGCAATTCCCATTTATTCGTGAACTGTTAGATGCGTTTCACGTACCACGCTATGAGTTAGAGAACTATGAAGCAGATGACATTATGGGCACACTAGCGAAAGAAGCGAACGAACAAGGTGCTCACGTAAAAGTTATTTCTGGAGATAAAGATTTACTGCAGCTTGTTTCTGATACTACGCTTGTATGTATTCCGCGTAAAGGGATTACAGAAGTAGATGAATATACGAAAGAAGCGTTATTCGAAAAATATAGTTTATCACCAAAGCAAATTATTGATATGAAAGGTTTAATGGGAGATCAATCGGATAACATCCCAGGTGTACCGGGAGTTGGTGAGAAGACAGCAATCAAATTGTTAACGCAATTTGAAACAGTAGAAGCAGTATATGAGAACTTAGACAAGGTGAGTGGAAAAAAATTAAAAGAAAATCTAGAAATGAATAAAGAGCAAGCGTTTATGAGTAAAGAGCTTGCCACAATTATTACCGATGCACCAATTACAGTGCATGTAGATGATATCGAATACAAAGGATATGAAGCAAGTGACGTCATTCCAATGTTCGAGAATTTAGGATTTACTTCGCTATTAAATAAGCTCGGTGCGACTCCTGAAGAAACAGCTCCAGCTGAATTAGATGATATTTCATTTGATATTGCAGAAGAAGTGACAGAAGAAATGCTGCAGCAAGATAGTGCAATTATTGTGGAAGTACAAGAAGACAATTATCATAAAGCTGACATTCAAGGGTTCGGTATTCAAAATGAAAATGGCTGTTATTTCATTCCGAGCGATGTTGCGCTAAAATCTGAAGCTTTTAAGAAGTGGCTTGCAGATGATGAAATGAGAAAGTATACGTTTGATGCGAAACGTGCCATTGTTGCACTTAAGTGGAAAGGTATAGAGATTCAAGGGATTGACTTTGATTTACTAATTGCCGCTTATTTACTTGATCCAGCAGATACAGATAAAGATTTCCGTGCCGTAGCGAAAATGAAAGAAACGCATGCTGTTAAATCTGATGAAGAAGTGTATGGAAAAGGTGCAAAACGTGCGGTTCCTGCGCAAGATATAGTCGCGGAGCACGTAGCTCGAAAAGTACATGTATTATACGATGTGCAAAAAACATTTGTAGAAGAACTACAAAAAAATGAACAATATGAACTATTTACTGAGCTTGAAATGCCGCTTGCTCGTGTGTTAGCTGAAATGGAAGTGAAAGGTGTTACGGTTGATACAGAGCGCTTACGTAGTATGGGAGATGAGCTTGCTGGAAGGCTTAAGGAAATGGAACAAGAAATTTATGAGCTTGCAGGAACGGAATTTAATATTAATTCTCCAAAGCAGCTTGGCGTGATTCTATTTGAGAATTTAAACCTACCGGTTATTAAAAAGACGAAAACAGGATATTCTACGTCAGCTGATGTGCTGGACAAGTTAATGGAGCATCATGAAATTATTCCTAAAATTTTACACTATCGTCAATTAGGAAAATTAAATTCGACATATATTGAAGGATTATTAAAAGTTGTTCATGAAGATTCATCTAAAATTCATACTCGTTTTAATCAAGTGTTAACGCAAACGGGCCGATTAAGTTCTACAGACCCAAACTTGCAAAATATCCCGATCCGTTTAGAAGAAGGAAGAAAGATTCGTCAGGCGTTCATTCCTTCAAAAGAAGGCTGGGTTATGTATGCAGCCGACTATTCACAAATTGAACTGCGTGTCTTGGCGCATATTGCAAAAGACAAAGGGTTAGTAGAAGCGTTCCAGCATGATATGGATATTCATACGAAAACTGCAATGGACGTGTTTGGCGTTGGAAAAGATGAAGTAACATCGAATATGAGACGTCAAGCAAAAGCGGTTAACTTCGGAATTGTGTATGGTATTAGTGACTATGGGCTTTCACAAAACTTAGGAATCACACGAAAAGCAGCAGGGGAATTTATTGAAAAGTATTTCGCAAGCTTCCCTGGTGTAAAAGAATATATGGATGAGATTGTACAAGAAGCGAAGCAAAAAGGATACGTTTCTACATTATTAAATCGTCGCCGTTATATTCCGGAAATTACGAGTCGTAATTTTAATTTGCGTAGCTTTGCGGAGCGTACTGCGATGAATACACCAATTCAAGGTAGTGCGGCAGATATTATTAAAAAAGCGATGATTATTATGGCGGATCGCTTAGAAGAAGAAGGCTTACAAGCGCGTCTTCTTCTGCAAGTACACGATGAATTGATCTTTGAAGTGCCAAAAGAAGAAGTAGAAAAATTAGAAAAGCTTGTACCTGAAGTGATGGAGCATGCGATTGAACTTGCTGTTCCTCTAAAAGTTGATTATTCTTCTGGTCCAACTTGGTATGACGCAAAATAA
- the mutM gene encoding DNA-formamidopyrimidine glycosylase codes for MPELPEVENVRRTLENLVTGKTIQDVIVTYPKLVKRPDDAELFKEMLRGEKIERIERRGKFLLLYVTKYVIVSHLRMEGKYLLHKDDEPVDKHTHVRFQFTDGTELHYKDVRKFGTMHLFKRGEEFDQMPLADLGPEPFDAELTVGYLQERLQKTNRKIKVVLLDQRLLVGLGNIYVDEVLFRSGIHPEREASSLTKAEIEKIHAATVATLAEAVERGGSTIRTYINSQGQIGSFQELLNVYGRKGEPCVTCGNVIEKTVVGGRGTHYCPMCQPKS; via the coding sequence ATGCCTGAACTACCAGAGGTTGAAAATGTTAGAAGGACACTTGAAAACCTTGTAACGGGAAAAACAATTCAAGATGTGATCGTAACATATCCAAAATTAGTAAAGCGACCAGATGACGCAGAGCTCTTTAAAGAAATGTTACGAGGTGAAAAGATTGAACGGATTGAGCGAAGAGGTAAGTTTTTACTTCTATATGTAACAAAGTATGTTATTGTTTCACATTTGCGTATGGAAGGGAAATATTTGCTTCATAAAGATGATGAGCCGGTAGATAAACATACGCATGTGCGTTTCCAGTTTACAGATGGTACAGAGTTACACTATAAAGATGTAAGAAAGTTCGGCACGATGCATCTCTTTAAAAGAGGTGAAGAATTTGACCAAATGCCACTTGCTGATTTAGGGCCTGAGCCATTTGACGCTGAACTGACAGTAGGGTATTTGCAAGAAAGATTGCAAAAGACAAACCGTAAAATAAAAGTTGTATTGCTCGATCAACGTCTTTTAGTCGGGCTTGGTAATATATATGTAGATGAAGTTTTATTCCGTTCCGGGATTCACCCGGAACGAGAAGCTTCATCTTTAACGAAAGCTGAAATAGAAAAGATTCATGCGGCGACCGTTGCAACATTAGCGGAGGCTGTTGAGCGCGGTGGAAGTACAATCAGAACGTATATCAATTCGCAAGGACAAATCGGCTCGTTCCAAGAGCTTCTAAATGTGTATGGAAGAAAAGGTGAACCATGCGTAACTTGTGGGAACGTGATTGAAAAGACAGTTGTTGGTGGACGAGGAACGCATTATTGTCCTATGTGCCAGCCAAAAAGCTAA
- the ytaF gene encoding sporulation membrane protein YtaF: MYHYFSLILLAFTLSLDSCSVGLTYGLRSVRIPLKSILIIGMCSAAVMLVSMGIGHMIAKVFSPVIATRIGGIVLVVIGAWVLYQFFRSDKKDEPQQEEKVWKLEIASLGLVIQILRKPTVADFDKSGTISGGEALLLGIALSVDSFGAGIGASLLGYTPAMMAVLVAVMSSLFLFIGMRLGTVLSNMRWLQKFTFLPGILLIIIGIWKM; encoded by the coding sequence ATGTATCATTATTTCTCTCTTATTTTATTAGCTTTTACATTAAGTTTGGATAGCTGTAGTGTAGGGCTTACTTATGGTTTGCGGAGCGTACGGATTCCGTTAAAATCGATACTCATCATTGGAATGTGTTCAGCGGCTGTTATGCTTGTGTCGATGGGAATTGGACATATGATTGCTAAGGTGTTTTCTCCGGTGATTGCAACGCGCATTGGCGGAATCGTTTTAGTGGTTATTGGAGCGTGGGTGTTGTATCAGTTTTTTCGGAGTGATAAAAAAGACGAACCGCAGCAAGAAGAGAAAGTTTGGAAGTTAGAAATTGCTTCGCTTGGGTTAGTCATTCAAATTTTACGGAAACCGACTGTTGCCGATTTTGATAAATCAGGCACGATTTCTGGTGGGGAAGCCTTGCTTTTAGGTATCGCTCTTTCAGTAGACTCGTTTGGAGCAGGGATTGGTGCATCCTTACTAGGATATACACCCGCCATGATGGCAGTGTTAGTTGCCGTTATGAGTTCTCTGTTTTTATTTATCGGAATGAGGCTAGGAACGGTTTTATCGAATATGCGATGGTTACAAAAATTTACGTTCCTACCTGGGATTTTACTTATTATTATTGGAATTTGGAAAATGTAA
- the coaE gene encoding dephospho-CoA kinase (Dephospho-CoA kinase (CoaE) performs the final step in coenzyme A biosynthesis.), whose translation MTIVIGLTGGIASGKSTVSQMFRELQIPVIDADIIAREVVEQGKEAYKEIVEVFGEDVLQVDGKLDRQKLGSIVFHNEEKRLQLNKIVHPAVRKEMNVQKDMYIKEGVQAVVLDIPLLFESKLTALVDRIVVVAVSPSMQLERLMKRNGFTEEDAKARIDSQMPLAEKATLANKVIYNDGTIAETKAQLQLILKEWNIIN comes from the coding sequence ATGACAATTGTTATAGGTTTAACAGGAGGTATTGCAAGTGGAAAAAGTACTGTTTCACAAATGTTTCGTGAACTGCAAATACCTGTAATTGACGCGGATATTATTGCAAGAGAAGTTGTAGAACAAGGTAAAGAAGCATATAAAGAAATTGTAGAGGTATTCGGTGAAGATGTATTACAAGTAGATGGCAAACTAGATCGCCAAAAGCTTGGGAGTATTGTATTTCATAATGAAGAAAAACGATTGCAGTTAAACAAAATTGTTCATCCTGCTGTTCGGAAAGAAATGAATGTTCAGAAGGATATGTACATAAAAGAAGGAGTGCAAGCGGTTGTGTTAGATATTCCGCTTCTATTTGAGAGTAAGTTAACAGCACTTGTTGATCGGATTGTAGTTGTAGCTGTATCACCTAGTATGCAATTAGAACGTTTAATGAAGCGAAATGGCTTTACAGAAGAGGATGCGAAAGCACGTATTGATTCGCAAATGCCTTTAGCGGAGAAAGCAACATTAGCTAATAAAGTTATTTATAATGATGGCACAATTGCTGAGACAAAAGCGCAATTACAGCTCATTTTAAAAGAATGGAACATTATTAACTAA